In the Primulina tabacum isolate GXHZ01 chromosome 15, ASM2559414v2, whole genome shotgun sequence genome, attcttccttcaagtataacacaacttcttgaatttctttattcgttccaatgatgtttaaatcatcaacatatacaacaataattacgcatccggatgttgttttcttaatgaaaacacaagggcatattgaattatttacatatccctttttcatcaagtgatcacttagtcgattataccacattcgaccggattgctttaacccatataatgatctttgtaatttcacagaataacattctctgggttttgaactttgtgcttcaggcatcttaaatccttcagggattttcatatatatatgacTATCAAGTGATctatataagtaagctgtaacaacatccataagacgcatttctaaattttcagataccgccaagctaatcaaataccgaaacgtaattgcatccatcacgggagaatacgtttcttcataatcaattccaggcctttgagaaaaaccttgtgcaacaagtcgagctttatatcttactatttcatttttctcatttcgctttctaataaaaacccatttgtatccaacatgTTTTATACCTTCTGGTGTAAGGACTATATGTccaaaacattacgtttatttagcgaatccaattcaacctggatggcttctttccattttatccaatcatgccgatttttacattcaccaaaagattttggttcatgatattcattatcatttatgatgtcgattgccacattataactaaatatatcatcaatttcttctatatcttttcggttccatatttttccagtattaatataatttatagagatttcatgattctcgtcagtttgtggttctgacagaacattttcatcatcatgtgtttcttcaggaacaccattctctattttgtgatcatcatgtgtttcttcaggaacatcattctctattttgtgatcatcgtgtttctctataaattttctttttcgaggatttttatccttggaaccgactggccttccatgcttcaggcgtttaatgacatcatgagtattttcaatttgtttcttcggaatttaaattcgagcaggggcatttgcagcatgtatatatgatttagttaccccttttgtgtctgcaaatgcatctggtatttgatttgctattctttacaagtgcacaatttgctgtacatctttttcacattgttttgttcttggatccagatgtaacaatgatgatacataccatgtaattttcttttcggtatgtttttgTTCttcccctaacattgggaagatttcctcattaaaatgacaatcagcaaaacgtgctgtgaacacgtcatctgtctgaggttcaagatatcgaatgattgacggactatcataaccgatataaattccaacttttctttgaggtcccattttctttcgttgcggtggtgcaataggcacatacaccatacatccaaaaattctcagatgagaaatgtctggttctttaccaaatgcaagctgcaatggggagtatttatgatatgcacttggtctgatgcgaattaatgaagcagcatgtaaaattgcatgtccccatatagaaatagggagctttgttttcataatcattggtctagcaatcatttgcagacgtttaatcaatgattcagccaatccattctgtgtatgtacatgagcaacatgatgttCAACAATGATtctcatagacatacaataatcattgaaagtctgggaagtaaatttaccagcattatcaagtctaattttcttgattgtataatcgggaaattgattcctcaattttattatttgagcaagtaatcttgcaaatgcaacatttcgagttgacaataaacatacatgtgaccatcttctggaggcatcaattaataccataaagtatctgaatggtccacatggtggatggattggtccacaaatatcatcctgaatacgttcaagaaagattggtgattcagtttggattttggctggtgatggtcttataataagttttccaagagaacatgctttacattgaaacttattattctgaaagattcttctggtctttcagtggatgaccatgtgtattttctataattcttcgcatcattgttgaaccaggatgtcctaatcgatcatgccaattggttaatattgaagaattatcaactaccatgtttgattcaatgagacttatatgtgtataatgcaatctagtagggagcattggtagtttttcaatcacatatttctttcctgatttatatgtgataagacacatatatttctcattcccttcattcattgtttgagtatcatatccatgggaatatatatcattaaaactcaacaaatttcttttcgattgtggtgaatataaagcatcattgataaaaaattttgtaccattaggtaacaaaaattgtgctttaccacatcttcaatcaagtttacaggacctgatattgtattcaccgttgtttttgttggttttagttccaagaaatatcttttatctcggaggatagtgtgcgttataccactatcgggtatgcaaacttcagctttgctcatagcattttccatatttgaacttcaaaaaatatgcaatgaaataagattactgacaatacatatgtaaatataacacatatcataattgtacaataaaatattattatatgaatacatgaaaaataaattattgtatatttatattctaccattatactGTTCAttctcagagaaatcattgagaaaattaagtagcatcaatattgttcatttctatcccaccaacatattgatcatttccacagaaataattcataaaatcagcagcATCGAAATGAGTTGAAtaactcaaacggtcactgcgttcagtgaagttggtctctttttctttcccctttatcgattctttatagagcttgcaaaggtgctcaggggctcgacaaatacgagaccaatgtcctggagtgccgcatctgaaacaagaactttcaaatcttttcgagtgattttcattaacattcatgttctcatgatgccttttctgtgggtggttcgtgacgcccttttgagatgagttataaaaataactatctctattgttttcaaaaccacggcctcgactacgaccacgaccaattccacgtccacgttcacgtccacgacctcgacctcgacctcgaccaaaaccttgtctttgaatttgattttggtttccaggtttaaattcatttttacttacaacatttatttctggaaatgctgttgatccagtgggtcgggacggatgatttctcattagcagctcgttgttcttttccgccacaagaagaccgacgatgagttcagaatatctcgcaaatccacgtactctatattgttgctgtaaagttatatttgatgcgttaaacgtggaaaatgttttttcaggcatttccgattctgtaacctcatgtccacaaaattttagctgcgagattattcgatacatcgctgaattataatcactgactttcttaaaatcttggaatcttaacatattccattcatcacgggcggttggaagtataacttcccttatatgttcaaatctttctttcaatcctttccacagagccatgtgatctttttcgatgagatattcacattttaaaccttcatcgagatgtcgacgcaaaaatattatagcttttgctttttcttgtgatgaagatataccattttctttaatggtctcgcttagacccaatgactcaagatgcatttctacatcgagagtccatggcatataattttttcccgtgatgtcgagcgcaacaaattcgagctttgtcaaatttgacatggtggtactaaaaaaattacgatgcattttattagttaatgaatattgcaatacaaagtaatggataaacaacaagtacaagcattttaaaaataaagaaaacacacgaggaggatattctccgataaataaaagactcgtgagtatgataaccaaaataattaaaaataaccttgagaaagccatcttcttttttcttcgaaaaatttgatgaagaataatttttagagaatatgagaaagttggagtgattgaaaaagtttgtgagatcatatttataaggcaaaaactagccgttttgttaccgtttatgaccgttggtgtacaaaaaaataaatgtatgtatttgtataattttatggtaataatatggtatatataatattagtcatgtttaaataattatgtatatcatatcactattataatgatgtgtcataagttattttgtttaaaaatcttataggcttttatacttgtcgtatcccttaccgggattgtgggatgtcgtcttaacatcctcccaggatttataacaagtttttgaaaatttatttttattatttctaataataacattatattatatattaaatatatacacaataaataaataacagtaaaataaatattattacttttgttaccttttttcttctgtttggagcttgaaaaagtatggaggacttttagagcttcgtgctgataacgtgttgtgaaaagtaaaaatttatggtaaaatgtaaaaatctcaaactctcaaaatttaccaaactacccactttataatatttttctctctactcaattgtgaatttcttcacaaatggtgaggctatttatagaatttctttacaaataatccaaaaataaaatacatcattacctacatcatcacacactaattttcaatatttacaactcttattttcaacattcaaatattcaacattcaaatattcaatacacacattttaaatattatttttcaacatttaaatatattattttcaacattaattttttattacaactttaaatattataattagcATACAAAAACATAATACATATGAATGTCCCAAGATATTTCAGCTTTAAGGCGCTAGACGGTAGGGTAGTCACTCGTCTACCGTATTTTAGAACACTAGGAAAAATGCATGCATATATACTTGTCAAATGTAGATGATCCAAAACAATTCCTTAATTTCCCGCTAATCATCAACTTTAAATTGTTGCAATTTTTTGTAGGAATCTTAGGAAGCTAAAGTACATAAAAAATTTCCATCAATTTGATCTGAGTTTCAAGAGACACTGTGCAGAGGGGAAGTTGCCAAACTATGTAGTGATTGAACAAAGATATTTCGATCTTATACTTCTTCCAGGAAACGACGATCACCCATCTCACGACGTATACGAGGGCCAAAAATTCGTGAAAGAAGTGTACGAAGCCTTGAGGGGTAGTCCTCAATGAAATGAGATGCTGTTCATAATTGTGTATGATGAGCATGGTGGATTCTTTGATCATGTCCCGACTCCGGTGGGGGGCGTCCCTAGCCCAGATGGGATTGTGGGTCCAGACCCTTACAAGTTTTCGTTTGATCGTTTGGGAGTTAGGGTTCCGGCCATTATTGTTTCTCCATGGATTCAGAAAGGAACTGGTAAGGAATTTGATCGTGTAAAGATCATACAAACAAAAACACATGCTTTTTTCACAATTAAGGTTATCGGCCTACTTGAGCTGAATCAAGTATAAcaatttgtttaaaattttacttaCTTTCTACTTATTTTTTGACAATTGATCTTACTACAAAAACAACAATATAATCAATCATCCGTAGATTTTCAATAATTTCGATCTTAATGATGATTATGCAGTTTTGCATGGGCCTTCAGGGCCATATCCCACTTCAGAATTCGAACACTCTTCAATACCTGCAACTGTGAAGAAGATTTTCAATCTAAAGTCTTTTCTAACGAAGCGTGACGAATGGGCTGGCACTTTTGATGTTGTGCTGACCAGAAACACCCCAAGAACAGATTGCCCAGGTAAATTTTCATTACTCAATTCCGACCCGCCTTGCATATACTATGTTCGAGTCTTGCCACACACGTTCGAAGGTTAAAAAAAAACCCATGCATGCCATTGGAATTTGGAAATCATACGTCTAACTGTTTTGATCTACTAACTTGTAATTATCTGGTTTTGGGTTTTAATCCACTACTTATTCAAATATTGGTTTGGTGCACTATTTTTTAGTTTCCAGCTATTTTGGTCTGAATGCTAACTTGACCTTTGATATGTAACCGATATATTTCCAGTACCACATTAACATTTTTCGATGTCAAATCAGTATTCAGATGAATATCAAAGTTACACCACCAAAACCAAAACTTGTAGACTTACTGTACCAAAATCCAAAATAGACAAGTTAGTagacaaaaattattattttttttttagataaGGAGTCGTGAACCATAACTCGGTCCATACACTTGCAGTATCGATATTGACTAAAAAAAAAAGTGCAACCTTTCGGATCTTTATTTTTCTGCGTAGACTACTAACAGATAATCTCATCATTCATACAAGTTGTATTTCGAACATTTCACTCAAGTATCCATGAAATTCGCctacatttaatttttttttcttgaaggGATATATGATGCATGCATTGATTTTCCAGTGAAGGTAATTAATTGAGACTTCAAGTTTACTTGCAGAAACCTTATCAAAGCCAATAAAATTGCGAGAAGCTGAGGCGAAAGAGGACTCAAAGTTAAGCGAGTTCCAGGAGGAGTTGGTGCAAATGGTCGCTGGCGTTAAGTGGAGACCATGTGAAGGACATTTTCCCACACAAGCTAGTCGAAAACATGACTGTATCGGACGGGGTAGAGTACGTGCAAAATACTTTCAAGAAATTCTTGGATGAATGTGAGAAACATAATCAAAATGGGGCTGATGGATCCACAATTGTTTTCAAGAATAGTGCGCGCAATTACAAAGGAGTCAATGAATATCAGcgataaaaatgaagaaccaTCAAAGAAAAGTCCAAATCATTGCCGCTAAGTTATTTTCTTGAATAGTTTGTGATCACCATTGATCAGTTAGTTCTATTTTTGATTCTTTGCAATATGCAATATACTTTGATTTGTTtctatattaatttaatattttatatatgattatatgtTAGTGCTATTGAAAATATCGATGTGTTTAATTATTCATGTCTGAAAGGGATATTTTATTCCTTTAATATTTCTCgtgatttgatattatcaatttaatattttaccTTTCTAGACTATAATATCTAgcttaatttaattgacttATTTCTAAATACTATAAGATTTGGTTTTAATATGGTATTTATCTCTAATATATTTTATCCtagtttaaaagatttttatgcatattaAACTCTTGTTTCCATGTTTGTAGGATTGATTTTATGAGATGATAATATGACCAAGATAGggttgcatatatatatatatatatggaataGTGAGAGAAGTAAAATATGGGGGACGAGGGGAGACGACGTTGAAAAGTAAGCTTTTGAAGTTTTGTTGAACTCGCACAAATTCAGTACTAAAGATATTCGTGTGAAGAACTTGTGTGATTAATTCACATACTTACCGTGTTGCTgattggtgttgccaacactcgagaacaacactgacgcagagtgcTGATCGAAGAGTGGTTTCGTTTGGTTTTAAACAATACGTGTTTGTTTTATGCATCTAGtatttggtttattttgatgcattttaattccttggagtgtcaaggaatccgattttcattaaaaatacgaacgttttgacaaatcggctaataatttcacgaactttcctaaacaaaatattttattaatacacTAATGAGCTTAATAGGGCCTAGCTAAccatgttaatgggcctaaactattATTAAGtgttttgattaattatttaagcccaTAACCCCCACCCCAAATCATAAAATACACGCCTCCCACCTCCCTCAATTTACAAGGACTCTTTCTCCTCCACAAATCACACAGCACACACTTAAATTCAAGGGTAAAGCATCGGCCTTCTCAAGGAAAATTCAGCCAAGGTtgctcgtcgccgttcttcgcatcgtcaacggattttcgtgtttaaaatacgcaaaggcatgccataatTCTTTCTTTTACTCATCTATCACATCCTAATAAGTATTTGAatatgttttgcatgaaaatcaAGCAccctttattatttatttcGTTTTATGCATCATCATGAGTTTATAGCATGGtatttgatccaaaaacttgAGATATGTttacatgaaggggctgccatgattagggaatGTTTATGGGTTTTTTTTACATGATTTAAGGAGTCCTAGGAAGC is a window encoding:
- the LOC142526893 gene encoding non-specific phospholipase C4-like, with protein sequence MLFIIVYDEHGGFFDHVPTPVGGVPSPDGIVGPDPYKFSFDRLGVRVPAIIVSPWIQKGTVLHGPSGPYPTSEFEHSSIPATVKKIFNLKSFLTKRDEWAGTFDVVLTRNTPRTDCPETLSKPIKLREAEAKEDSKLSEFQEELVQMVAGVKWRPCEGHFPTQASRKHDCIGRGRVRAKYFQEILG